Proteins encoded in a region of the Roseateles sp. SL47 genome:
- a CDS encoding protein phosphatase CheZ gives MQMEELAKLSQNATEPLSVSPEVFQQLGNITRVLHDTMQQLGVMPKLQVATDGLPDARSRLTYIATKTADAANKVLNHVDQAKAEHARISAAANAMAQAITADPVKAVATGAVFNFVKEVEESTSKIDTHLTDIMMAQDFHDLTGQVVAKVVTLANDLEDSLVKLLVQVVPPDQREKVDPSILQGPVVNPEGRTDVVSNQSEVDDLLASLGF, from the coding sequence ATGCAGATGGAAGAGTTGGCCAAATTGAGTCAAAACGCCACCGAGCCCTTGTCGGTGTCGCCCGAGGTTTTTCAGCAACTGGGCAACATCACCCGGGTGCTGCACGACACCATGCAGCAACTGGGCGTGATGCCCAAGCTGCAGGTGGCGACGGATGGACTGCCGGATGCGCGTAGCCGCCTGACCTACATTGCCACCAAGACGGCCGACGCCGCCAACAAGGTGCTGAACCATGTGGACCAGGCCAAGGCCGAGCATGCCCGCATTTCTGCGGCGGCCAATGCCATGGCGCAGGCCATCACGGCGGATCCGGTCAAGGCTGTGGCCACCGGTGCGGTGTTCAACTTCGTCAAGGAGGTGGAGGAGTCCACGTCCAAGATCGACACCCACCTGACCGACATCATGATGGCGCAGGACTTCCATGACCTGACGGGTCAGGTGGTGGCCAAGGTGGTGACGCTGGCCAACGACCTGGAAGACAGTCTGGTGAAGCTGCTGGTGCAAGTGGTGCCGCCGGATCAGCGTGAAAAGGTGGACCCGAGCATCCTGCAGGGGCCGGTGGTCAATCCGGAAGGTCGGACCGACGTGGTGTCCAACCAGTCCGAAGTGGACGACCTGCTGGCGTCTCTGGGCTTCTGA
- the cheY gene encoding chemotaxis response regulator CheY codes for MSTDMKFLIVDDFSTMRRIVRGLLKEIGYNNAEEAEDGVEALSMLKQAKYDFVVSDINMPNMNGFELLKAIKEDASLKHLPVLMVTAEARKEDIVLAAQSGAAGYIVKPFTKATLEEKVQKIMQKLAAAA; via the coding sequence ATGAGCACTGACATGAAATTCTTGATCGTCGACGACTTCTCGACCATGCGCCGTATCGTGCGCGGGTTGCTGAAGGAAATCGGCTACAACAACGCCGAAGAGGCGGAAGATGGCGTTGAGGCCCTGAGCATGCTGAAACAGGCGAAATACGATTTCGTCGTCAGCGACATCAACATGCCCAACATGAATGGTTTTGAACTGCTCAAGGCCATCAAGGAAGACGCCAGCCTCAAGCACCTCCCGGTGCTGATGGTGACGGCAGAAGCGCGAAAGGAAGACATCGTGCTGGCGGCTCAAAGTGGCGCTGCGGGCTACATCGTCAAGCCTTTCACGAAGGCGACGCTGGAAGAAAAAGTCCAGAAGATCATGCAGAAACTGGCCGCTGCGGCCTGA
- the motB gene encoding flagellar motor protein MotB, with the protein MAGDAKKLQPIIIKRVKKGGHAAHGGAWKIAYADFVTAMMAFFLLMWLLGSTTEGDKKGIADYFASPLKVAMFGGSGSGDASHIIKGGGQDLTRQTGQVKAGDVESPRKTVNLKALKEEQRRAERVRLQQLKDKVEKIIADNPKIAALGGQIRLDMTREGLRIQIVDENNRPMFDSGSAVVKPYMRELLQELGGVLSEVPNRLTLEGHTDSQPFSGGERGYSNWELSADRANASRRELLAGGLPDSRVLRVQGLASSKLLDTKDSKSPVNRRISIIVMNRDAEDAVLKNLTDDEDAPSEAASEPMATSSAAAGR; encoded by the coding sequence ATGGCCGGAGACGCCAAGAAGCTTCAGCCCATCATCATCAAGCGCGTCAAGAAGGGCGGCCATGCCGCCCATGGCGGCGCCTGGAAGATTGCCTATGCGGACTTCGTGACCGCCATGATGGCCTTCTTCCTGCTGATGTGGCTGCTCGGGTCCACCACCGAGGGTGACAAGAAGGGGATCGCCGACTATTTCGCTTCGCCGCTCAAGGTGGCGATGTTCGGCGGGTCCGGTTCCGGCGATGCTTCCCACATCATCAAAGGCGGTGGACAGGACCTCACCCGACAGACCGGCCAGGTCAAGGCGGGTGATGTTGAATCCCCTCGGAAAACCGTCAATTTGAAGGCCTTGAAGGAGGAGCAGCGTCGCGCGGAACGGGTGCGGTTGCAACAACTCAAGGACAAGGTCGAAAAAATCATTGCCGACAACCCAAAAATTGCGGCATTAGGTGGACAAATCAGGCTGGACATGACCCGCGAGGGCTTGCGTATCCAAATCGTGGACGAGAATAATCGTCCTATGTTTGACAGTGGCAGTGCCGTGGTGAAGCCGTATATGCGCGAGCTGCTCCAGGAACTGGGGGGAGTACTGTCCGAGGTGCCCAATCGGCTGACGCTGGAAGGTCACACGGACTCCCAACCGTTTTCTGGGGGTGAGCGTGGATACAGCAACTGGGAGTTGTCCGCCGACCGTGCCAACGCCTCGCGCCGCGAGTTGTTGGCTGGCGGGCTGCCGGACAGCCGGGTACTGCGCGTGCAGGGTCTGGCTTCCAGCAAGTTGCTCGACACCAAGGATTCGAAAAGCCCGGTCAATCGCCGCATCAGCATCATCGTGATGAATCGCGATGCTGAAGATGCAGTCCTGAAGAACTTGACGGATGACGAAGACGCCCCGAGCGAAGCAGCCAGCGAACCGATGGCCACCAGTTCGGCAGCAGCGGGCAGGTAA
- the motA gene encoding flagellar motor stator protein MotA, with amino-acid sequence MFVIIGWVLALACIFGVFIAHGGNIGVVLHALPFEMTTIFGAAIGGMLATNPPKVMKATMKGLGECFKGSKYTKARYMELLALLYDILQKARKEGLMSIEKDVEDPHSSPLFQKYPTVGNDHHVAEFITDYLRMMVSGNLNAHEIESLMDAEIDTHHHESFLAVQALQRLAGGLPAFGIVAAVLGVVNTMGSVGQPPAVLGGMIGSALVGTFLGILLAYAFAEPLAGALEAKVDEAGKELQCIKTTLLASMQGYAPQVAIEFGRKVLYSTERPTFSELEGHVKKK; translated from the coding sequence ATGTTTGTCATCATCGGTTGGGTGCTGGCTTTGGCTTGCATCTTCGGCGTGTTCATCGCGCACGGAGGAAATATCGGCGTCGTGCTGCATGCACTGCCGTTCGAGATGACCACCATCTTCGGTGCGGCCATCGGCGGCATGCTGGCCACCAATCCGCCCAAGGTGATGAAGGCCACCATGAAGGGGCTGGGCGAGTGCTTCAAGGGCAGCAAATACACCAAGGCCCGCTACATGGAGCTGCTGGCGCTGCTCTACGACATCCTGCAAAAGGCGCGCAAAGAGGGCCTGATGTCCATCGAAAAGGATGTGGAAGACCCGCACAGCTCGCCGCTGTTCCAGAAATACCCCACCGTAGGCAATGACCACCATGTTGCGGAATTCATCACGGATTACCTGCGAATGATGGTCTCGGGCAACCTCAATGCCCATGAAATCGAATCCCTGATGGATGCCGAAATCGACACCCATCACCATGAGTCCTTCCTGGCAGTGCAGGCGCTGCAGCGTCTGGCGGGCGGCCTGCCGGCGTTCGGCATCGTCGCGGCCGTGCTGGGTGTGGTGAACACCATGGGCTCGGTGGGGCAGCCGCCGGCCGTGCTGGGTGGCATGATCGGCTCCGCACTGGTCGGCACCTTCCTCGGCATCTTGCTGGCTTACGCCTTTGCGGAACCACTGGCGGGGGCGCTCGAAGCCAAGGTGGATGAGGCGGGCAAGGAACTTCAATGCATCAAGACCACCTTGCTGGCGTCCATGCAGGGCTATGCCCCTCAGGTCGCCATTGAATTTGGGCGCAAGGTGCTCTATTCAACAGAGCGTCCGACCTTCTCCGAGCTTGAAGGTCACGTGAAGAAGAAGTAA
- a CDS encoding class I SAM-dependent methyltransferase — protein sequence MSDIPSSPPPATTASPWRWPALALASWAACWAVWRGFGPGWPAAVVGVGLGLMLAGLHAQWWRRAIVAGGFPLALLVSGVSLPAWAWLIPLAILLVAYPRRGWSDAPLFPTPHHALSGLPAQVPLREQAHVLDAGCGLGDGLVALRHAYPAVRLHGIEYSPGLWLLARWRCRWAKVSRGDLWAQSWRDMDLVYLFQRPESMPRALDKALAEMKPGSWLVSLDFPLPGQTPHAQLETGSRHQLHVYSVEDLKAP from the coding sequence TTGAGCGACATCCCCTCATCCCCCCCTCCCGCCACCACGGCTTCGCCCTGGCGCTGGCCCGCGCTTGCCCTGGCCAGCTGGGCGGCCTGCTGGGCCGTCTGGCGTGGCTTTGGCCCCGGTTGGCCCGCAGCGGTCGTGGGCGTCGGGCTCGGACTCATGCTGGCCGGCTTGCATGCGCAGTGGTGGCGCCGAGCCATCGTGGCCGGCGGTTTTCCGCTGGCATTGCTGGTCAGCGGTGTATCCCTGCCGGCCTGGGCCTGGCTGATTCCTCTGGCCATCCTCCTGGTGGCCTATCCCCGACGCGGATGGTCGGATGCTCCCCTGTTTCCCACCCCCCATCACGCCTTGTCGGGCTTGCCGGCCCAGGTGCCGTTGCGTGAACAAGCTCACGTTCTTGACGCTGGGTGTGGCCTGGGGGATGGATTGGTGGCGCTTCGCCACGCTTATCCCGCCGTCCGGCTGCACGGGATTGAATACAGTCCAGGGCTATGGCTGCTGGCTCGGTGGCGCTGCCGCTGGGCCAAGGTGTCCCGGGGAGACCTCTGGGCACAGTCGTGGCGGGACATGGACCTGGTCTACCTGTTCCAGCGACCCGAATCCATGCCACGGGCACTGGACAAGGCGCTGGCGGAGATGAAACCAGGCAGTTGGCTGGTCAGCCTGGATTTCCCGCTGCCGGGGCAGACGCCCCATGCGCAGCTGGAAACGGGAAGCCGACATCAGCTGCATGTCTACAGCGTTGAGGATTTAAAGGCCCCGTGA
- the flhC gene encoding flagellar transcriptional regulator FlhC: MRTKSILTEAKQIDRAVMLIKLGARLQVLESETDLSYERLLRLYKEVSGKSPSKGQLPFSTDWFMSWQPNIHATLFMNIHEYLNKVAEMDEIDTVIKAYQLYQEQTQAQNLEPLLSVTRAWRLVKFVDNGMLTLTKCSKCHGHFVTHPHEVAKHYVCGLCNPPARAGKGKAAGGLQMH, translated from the coding sequence ATGCGTACGAAGTCCATCCTGACGGAAGCCAAGCAGATCGATCGCGCTGTGATGCTGATCAAGCTGGGCGCACGGCTGCAGGTGCTGGAATCGGAAACCGACTTGAGCTACGAGCGTTTGCTGCGCCTGTACAAGGAAGTCTCGGGCAAGAGCCCCAGCAAGGGCCAACTGCCGTTCTCGACGGATTGGTTCATGAGCTGGCAGCCTAATATCCACGCCACGCTGTTCATGAATATTCATGAATACCTGAACAAGGTGGCGGAGATGGATGAGATCGATACCGTGATCAAGGCCTATCAGCTGTATCAAGAACAGACGCAAGCCCAGAATCTGGAGCCGCTGCTGTCAGTGACCCGCGCCTGGCGCCTGGTGAAGTTCGTGGACAACGGGATGCTGACGCTGACCAAGTGCAGTAAGTGCCACGGACACTTCGTGACGCATCCGCATGAAGTGGCCAAGCACTATGTGTGCGGCCTGTGCAACCCCCCAGCTCGCGCCGGTAAGGGCAAGGCCGCCGGCGGCCTGCAGATGCACTGA
- the flhD gene encoding flagellar transcriptional regulator FlhD: MNADQILAEIREANLSYLMLAQSLIRSDREQALFRLGISEETATLLNTLSPAQMMKVASGNTLLCRFRMDDDLVWNLLTSHGKPAANDSVSRLHASILMAGRHHEAA; the protein is encoded by the coding sequence ATGAACGCCGACCAGATCCTTGCTGAAATCCGCGAAGCCAACCTGTCCTACCTGATGCTGGCCCAGAGCCTCATCCGGTCAGATCGCGAGCAGGCCCTGTTCCGCTTGGGCATCTCGGAAGAGACGGCCACGCTGCTGAACACTCTGAGCCCGGCCCAGATGATGAAGGTGGCTTCGGGCAACACGCTGCTGTGCCGCTTCCGCATGGACGACGACCTGGTGTGGAACCTGCTGACCAGCCACGGTAAACCCGCCGCCAACGATTCAGTCTCCCGCCTGCACGCCTCGATCCTGATGGCAGGCCGGCATCACGAAGCAGCGTGA
- a CDS encoding glycosyltransferase, translated as MSTPWRTCLVVIARNESAHIQRLLESVRPFVDDMLVLDTGSSDNTASLAAACGARVAQLSWPDDFSVARNAALALAAADWHVVLDADEWLIEGGDVLGALRHTPPDFVGTLALEDRFDDGVAHARLSRVLPGSVRYAGRIHEQPVHSLPVRPLALHVGHDGYLGQRLKDKQGRNRRLLQAAIQDHPQDAYLWYQLGKDAFVYEDFASAEEAFATCASCLSGDPAWWPDLVARRLFALKRLGHHAAGVVFAESQLGLCANSPDMFFALGDLLLDWAAEEPAQAELLLPMIEDAWRRCLEIGERPDLPGAVAGRGSHLAAHNLALVLEGTGRADEAQLLRQQFPTG; from the coding sequence ATGTCCACACCCTGGCGTACCTGCCTGGTGGTCATTGCCAGAAATGAAAGCGCCCACATCCAGCGGCTACTGGAGAGTGTCCGCCCGTTTGTGGACGATATGCTGGTGTTGGACACCGGCTCCTCCGACAACACCGCCAGCCTCGCGGCTGCCTGCGGCGCTCGGGTGGCGCAGCTGTCATGGCCAGATGATTTTTCCGTGGCCCGTAATGCCGCGCTGGCACTGGCTGCTGCAGACTGGCATGTGGTGTTGGACGCCGATGAATGGCTGATCGAAGGCGGCGATGTGCTGGGCGCATTGCGACACACCCCGCCAGACTTTGTGGGCACCCTCGCGCTGGAAGACCGGTTCGATGATGGGGTCGCCCATGCTCGCCTGAGCCGCGTGCTGCCCGGCAGCGTCAGATATGCAGGCCGCATCCATGAACAACCAGTGCATTCGCTGCCGGTCCGTCCCCTGGCCCTGCACGTCGGACATGACGGTTATCTCGGCCAACGTCTGAAGGACAAACAGGGCCGGAATCGCCGGCTGCTGCAGGCCGCCATTCAGGATCATCCACAGGATGCCTACCTCTGGTATCAGTTGGGCAAGGACGCATTCGTCTACGAAGACTTCGCGTCGGCCGAAGAGGCGTTTGCGACCTGTGCCAGTTGCCTGTCTGGCGACCCGGCATGGTGGCCGGATCTGGTGGCACGGCGACTGTTCGCGCTCAAACGACTTGGGCACCACGCGGCGGGAGTGGTCTTTGCAGAGTCGCAACTCGGCCTCTGCGCCAATTCCCCGGACATGTTCTTCGCCTTGGGCGATCTGCTGCTGGATTGGGCCGCAGAGGAGCCGGCCCAGGCGGAACTGCTCCTGCCAATGATCGAGGACGCCTGGCGCCGTTGCCTGGAGATCGGGGAGCGGCCAGACCTTCCCGGCGCAGTGGCCGGCCGCGGCAGCCATCTGGCCGCCCACAATCTGGCGCTGGTCCTGGAAGGGACGGGCAGGGCGGATGAGGCCCAGTTGCTGCGCCAGCAGTTTCCGACGGGCTGA